The Crocosphaera subtropica ATCC 51142 genome includes a window with the following:
- a CDS encoding DM13 domain-containing protein yields MKLRRFAAFGLSSSLLFGSALFLPLFPSQATANQIEAQLIAQEVSVLSSSNFITVEQDHQTTGQVRVIRLNGKRYLDFDSEFTTAQGPDVQIILYRGKTVPLNVSEENYITLAKLKSFNGSQRYEIPNNLDLDDVQSVGIWCRKFNVTFAYASL; encoded by the coding sequence ATGAAATTACGCCGTTTTGCTGCTTTTGGTCTTTCTTCTTCTTTATTATTCGGTTCTGCTCTTTTCTTACCCTTGTTTCCTTCTCAAGCTACGGCTAATCAGATAGAGGCGCAATTAATTGCCCAAGAAGTTTCTGTGTTATCTTCGAGTAATTTTATTACTGTCGAACAAGATCATCAAACCACGGGTCAAGTTCGTGTGATTCGCCTCAATGGAAAACGCTACCTAGACTTTGATTCTGAGTTTACCACTGCCCAAGGCCCCGATGTTCAAATTATTCTTTATCGGGGTAAAACAGTTCCTCTCAATGTTTCTGAAGAGAACTATATTACCTTAGCTAAACTCAAAAGCTTTAATGGCTCACAACGCTACGAAATCCCCAATAATCTTGACTTGGATGATGTACAATCTGTCGGCATTTGGTGTCGTAAATTTAATGTGACTTTTGCCTATGCTTCCCTTTAA
- a CDS encoding c-type cytochrome, translating to MTVNEELIQPKDAIQRLILIILGMIFLAIVVIVGWYLHQISDPYIHEVLSRQGDVSRGQAIFEINCAGCHGLEADGIVGPSLHHVQKHKSKISLIQQVISGNTPPMPKFQPSPQDMADLLSYLEKL from the coding sequence ATGACTGTGAATGAAGAATTAATCCAACCCAAGGATGCTATCCAACGACTAATCCTAATTATTCTAGGCATGATTTTTCTGGCTATCGTCGTCATAGTCGGTTGGTATCTTCATCAAATTTCCGATCCCTACATTCATGAAGTGTTATCCCGTCAAGGTGATGTGAGTAGAGGTCAGGCAATTTTTGAGATTAATTGTGCTGGCTGTCATGGCTTAGAAGCTGATGGGATTGTTGGGCCTAGTTTGCATCATGTTCAAAAACATAAATCAAAAATTAGTTTAATTCAACAAGTAATCAGTGGTAACACCCCCCCTATGCCGAAATTTCAACCGAGTCCCCAGGATATGGCTGATTTATTAAGTTATTTAGAAAAGTTGTAA
- a CDS encoding ArnT family glycosyltransferase codes for MNNPIFFVFKRLFSFNFVILKKENPETLSIAWILLIGLLFRSFVAFWLLPGYDEGYYYLYTKHLDWSYFDHPIMVALTTGLGIWLTGITSPFTLRIGTLILYTGSLFLLYLTSAKLFSKTAAKITLVLCSIIPIFQLGFGIITLPDSPLIFFWSAALYCATDEFFTRRNQLYVPSYRLSILGVLIGLACLSKYHGFVLGFCLVGFCLSSNNYRKALLSRWTILGLFLFILTLFPLLFWNYQHDWISLKFQLSDRFLPVPNAPQKSYHILNALGVFGVNIALLFPTIGFPLWWVMTKSLYCDGYQLLSKKKNVDNLSNKKLFIYWISLPLTLGLIILGGKEQILVTWPIPGYWGMIFLLGLYGERWLNYSKIWVKRWLFGSAIAINTILLLLLLHLNTGTFFQSSHNALFKGFLTPETDPTTELIDVEEFRKQVNKSPLLLNYLKQSDFLFTNAYYLAGLIDLALEPLYDIPVTCFSYDRRGFYFWPDTDQWIGKNALYITLKRFHEMPELTDEFRAFFEEMKEIGKIEIKRGGVVVNVFYFYEANNLLRPYVATENSIR; via the coding sequence ATGAATAATCCTATATTTTTTGTATTTAAAAGGCTATTCTCTTTTAATTTCGTTATCCTCAAAAAAGAAAACCCTGAAACTCTATCGATTGCTTGGATTTTATTAATAGGTTTATTATTCCGATCTTTTGTCGCTTTTTGGCTCTTGCCTGGCTACGATGAAGGCTATTATTATCTTTATACTAAACATCTCGATTGGAGTTATTTTGATCATCCCATTATGGTCGCTTTAACCACTGGTTTGGGTATTTGGTTAACGGGAATTACATCTCCTTTTACTTTACGGATTGGAACTTTAATTTTATATACAGGCAGTCTATTTTTATTATATCTAACCAGTGCTAAATTGTTTAGCAAAACAGCAGCAAAAATAACCTTAGTATTATGCTCAATTATTCCAATTTTTCAGTTAGGTTTTGGCATCATCACCCTGCCTGATAGTCCTTTGATTTTTTTTTGGTCGGCTGCTTTATATTGTGCTACTGACGAATTCTTTACAAGACGAAATCAACTTTATGTACCGAGTTATCGTCTCAGCATTTTAGGTGTTTTAATCGGATTAGCTTGTTTAAGCAAATATCATGGTTTTGTTTTAGGATTTTGTTTAGTTGGCTTTTGTTTAAGTAGTAATAATTACCGTAAAGCTTTGCTTTCTCGTTGGACAATTTTAGGATTATTTTTATTTATTCTAACTTTATTTCCTTTATTATTTTGGAATTATCAACATGACTGGATATCTTTAAAGTTTCAGCTTTCTGATCGCTTTTTACCTGTACCTAATGCTCCTCAGAAATCTTATCATATTCTCAATGCTTTAGGTGTATTCGGAGTAAACATTGCTCTATTATTTCCAACTATTGGATTTCCCTTGTGGTGGGTAATGACTAAAAGTTTATATTGTGATGGTTATCAATTATTATCTAAGAAAAAAAATGTTGATAATTTAAGTAATAAAAAATTATTTATTTATTGGATATCTTTACCGTTAACCCTGGGATTAATTATTTTAGGAGGCAAAGAACAAATATTAGTTACTTGGCCAATACCTGGTTACTGGGGCATGATTTTCCTATTAGGATTGTATGGAGAACGATGGTTAAACTATTCAAAAATATGGGTAAAACGATGGTTGTTTGGCAGTGCGATCGCTATTAACACTATTTTGTTATTATTATTACTTCATCTTAATACAGGAACTTTTTTTCAATCTAGCCACAATGCTTTATTTAAAGGCTTTTTAACCCCTGAAACTGACCCCACAACTGAACTCATTGATGTGGAAGAATTTAGAAAACAAGTTAATAAATCTCCTTTATTATTAAACTATTTAAAACAATCAGATTTTTTGTTTACAAATGCCTATTATTTAGCAGGATTGATTGATTTAGCTTTAGAACCATTATATGATATTCCTGTGACTTGTTTTAGTTATGATAGGCGGGGGTTTTACTTTTGGCCAGATACGGATCAATGGATAGGAAAAAATGCCCTTTATATTACCTTAAAACGGTTTCATGAAATGCCAGAATTAACTGATGAATTTAGAGCTTTTTTTGAAGAA
- the petG gene encoding cytochrome b6-f complex subunit V, with protein MIEPLLLGIVLGLIPITLAGLFVAAYLQYKRGNQLNLE; from the coding sequence ATGATTGAACCTTTACTCTTAGGCATTGTTTTAGGTCTTATTCCCATTACTTTAGCTGGTTTATTCGTTGCTGCCTACTTACAATATAAACGGGGTAACCAACTCAACTTAGAATAA
- a CDS encoding ammonium transporter, whose protein sequence is MVSTRTTKDVPSWQPLKAVARSFSPYWIACIPLAAIITIVLNKAVVAQDVEVDIFALTEATPEAIIQLQGTLNAIWVLIAAILVIFMNAGFGMLETGFCRHKNAVNILAKNLIVFALATLAYWALGYSLMFGGPENPIIGFGGWFLSGEPATYGLDPFPIGLPVSVAFLFQAAFAGTAATIVSGAVAERIKFTDFLIFSLLLVGISYPITGHWVWSGGWLGSLGFSDFAGSTVVHSVGGWAALMGAAILGPRMGKYVDGRPQAIPGHNMSIATLGCLILWIGWFGFNPGSQLAADSAVPYIAVTTNLAAAAGGVAATFVAWAKDGKPDLSMIINGILAGLVGITAGCNGVSYWGAVIIGAVAGVIVVYSVSFIDSVLKIDDPVGAISVHLVNGMWGTLAVGLFNTESGLFYGGGIGQLINQIIGIVAIGAFTVAFSAIVWTVLKATMGIRVSAEEELNGLDIGEHGMEAYHGFVKEPDGFGGAGSHSINDDIPTGAGM, encoded by the coding sequence ATGGTATCAACACGAACAACAAAAGATGTCCCTAGCTGGCAACCGTTAAAAGCGGTTGCTAGATCCTTTTCTCCTTATTGGATTGCTTGTATTCCTTTAGCAGCCATTATTACTATTGTTTTAAATAAGGCTGTTGTTGCTCAAGATGTAGAAGTTGACATATTCGCTCTGACAGAAGCAACCCCTGAGGCAATTATTCAACTACAAGGAACCCTCAACGCTATCTGGGTACTCATTGCAGCGATTCTCGTAATCTTTATGAATGCGGGTTTCGGGATGTTAGAAACTGGCTTTTGTCGTCACAAAAATGCAGTTAATATCCTGGCTAAGAACCTAATTGTGTTTGCCTTAGCCACCCTTGCTTATTGGGCGCTGGGTTACTCTCTCATGTTTGGTGGCCCGGAAAATCCCATCATTGGTTTTGGGGGTTGGTTCCTCAGTGGAGAACCCGCTACCTATGGCCTTGATCCTTTTCCTATCGGCCTCCCTGTTTCTGTGGCGTTCTTATTCCAAGCAGCCTTTGCTGGAACTGCCGCCACTATTGTGTCAGGGGCGGTAGCCGAACGAATCAAGTTCACTGACTTTTTAATTTTCAGTTTATTGTTAGTGGGTATTTCCTATCCCATTACCGGTCACTGGGTTTGGAGTGGTGGTTGGTTAGGGTCTCTGGGATTTAGTGACTTTGCTGGTTCTACCGTGGTTCACTCCGTTGGAGGTTGGGCTGCATTAATGGGGGCAGCAATCTTAGGTCCGAGAATGGGTAAATATGTAGATGGTCGTCCCCAAGCTATTCCTGGCCATAACATGAGTATTGCTACTTTAGGCTGTCTGATTCTTTGGATTGGCTGGTTTGGCTTTAATCCTGGTTCTCAATTGGCTGCTGATAGTGCCGTTCCTTACATTGCTGTTACCACCAACTTAGCTGCTGCTGCCGGCGGAGTTGCTGCAACTTTTGTGGCTTGGGCTAAAGATGGTAAACCTGACCTTTCTATGATCATTAATGGTATCTTAGCCGGGTTAGTGGGTATTACCGCCGGATGTAATGGTGTATCCTATTGGGGTGCTGTGATCATCGGTGCTGTTGCTGGTGTCATCGTTGTCTATTCCGTTAGCTTTATTGATTCAGTTCTCAAAATTGATGATCCAGTTGGGGCCATTTCGGTTCACTTAGTCAATGGAATGTGGGGAACCTTAGCCGTTGGCTTATTTAACACCGAAAGCGGTTTATTTTACGGTGGCGGTATAGGTCAACTCATCAATCAAATTATTGGGATCGTTGCCATTGGTGCGTTTACTGTTGCCTTTAGTGCCATTGTCTGGACCGTTCTCAAGGCTACAATGGGTATCCGTGTCAGTGCTGAAGAAGAACTCAATGGCCTCGATATTGGAGAACATGGTATGGAAGCTTATCATGGCTTCGTGAAAGAACCCGATGGTTTTGGGGGTGCAGGTTCTCATAGTATTAATGACGATATTCCCACTGGGGCCGGAATGTAA
- the ribD gene encoding bifunctional diaminohydroxyphosphoribosylaminopyrimidine deaminase/5-amino-6-(5-phosphoribosylamino)uracil reductase RibD, translating to MMTPDNVDQQMMQRCLTLARRGLGYTSPNPLVGAVIVKEGKIIGEGFHLKAGEPHAEVFALREAGEKAVGGTVYVNLEPCNHYGRTPPCTEALISAKVARVVVGMVDPNPLVSGKGIARLQEAGIEVTVGVEEAACLRLNEAFCHRILHNQPFGILKYAMTLDGKISSSTGHSAWVTGTKSRQLVHEMRAGCDAVIVGGNTVRRDNPHLTIHQATGRNPLRVVMSRNLHLPQDANLWNVEIAPTIVFTEWGKNPSLQTQLRRKGVEVIELSPLIPSQVMDVLCERQLSSILWECGGVLAAEAIAQGGIQKIMAFIAPKIIGGFSAASPVGNLGLEKMSDALSLQNVSLRQVDRDILVEGYLNKV from the coding sequence ATGATGACTCCAGATAACGTTGATCAACAAATGATGCAAAGATGTTTAACTTTAGCCCGTCGAGGTTTGGGTTATACCTCTCCTAACCCTTTGGTGGGTGCGGTTATTGTTAAAGAGGGGAAAATTATCGGAGAAGGATTTCACCTCAAAGCCGGAGAACCCCATGCAGAAGTTTTTGCCTTACGAGAGGCAGGGGAAAAGGCCGTAGGAGGGACGGTTTATGTCAATTTAGAACCCTGCAACCATTATGGTCGCACACCCCCCTGTACAGAAGCATTAATTTCGGCTAAAGTCGCTAGGGTCGTAGTGGGTATGGTCGATCCTAACCCATTAGTTTCAGGAAAGGGTATTGCGAGATTACAAGAGGCCGGAATAGAGGTTACAGTTGGGGTTGAAGAAGCAGCCTGTCTCCGCTTAAATGAAGCTTTTTGTCATCGCATTCTTCATAATCAGCCATTTGGTATCCTCAAGTATGCCATGACCCTTGATGGTAAAATTTCCAGCAGTACAGGCCATAGTGCTTGGGTAACGGGAACAAAGTCTCGGCAATTGGTTCATGAAATGAGGGCTGGTTGTGATGCGGTGATCGTCGGGGGGAATACAGTTCGTCGGGATAATCCCCATTTGACTATTCATCAAGCTACTGGACGCAATCCTTTGCGAGTGGTAATGAGTCGTAATTTACATCTACCTCAAGACGCTAATCTCTGGAATGTTGAGATAGCACCGACTATTGTGTTTACAGAATGGGGCAAAAATCCCTCTCTACAAACACAGTTACGAAGGAAAGGGGTAGAAGTGATTGAATTATCTCCTCTAATCCCTTCTCAGGTGATGGATGTTCTATGTGAACGACAATTATCCAGCATTTTGTGGGAATGTGGGGGAGTTTTAGCAGCAGAAGCCATTGCCCAAGGGGGAATTCAAAAAATTATGGCATTTATTGCCCCGAAAATCATCGGCGGTTTCTCAGCTGCTTCTCCTGTAGGCAATTTAGGCTTAGAAAAAATGTCTGATGCTTTATCATTACAAAATGTTAGTCTGCGTCAAGTGGATAGAGATATTTTAGTGGAAGGGTATTTGAACAAAGTCTAA
- the guaA gene encoding glutamine-hydrolyzing GMP synthase, which translates to MTTQTPSLPNKPETLPTNTLDKSLDRQMIVILDFGSQYSELIARRIRETQVYSEVLSYRTTAQKLRQLNPKGIILSGGPNSVYDDRAPQCDPDIWQLGIPVLGVCYGMQLMVKQLGGQVEKALRGEYGKASLRIDDPTDLLTNVEDGSTMWMSHGDSCTRLPEGFSILAHTENTLCAAIADHDKKLFGVQFHPEVVHSVDGIALIRNFVYHICECEPTWTTEAFVDETIREIRAKVRDKRVLLALSGGVDSSTLAFLLHQAIGDNLTCMFIDQGFMRKGEPERLMDIFDKQFHIPVEYVNARDRFLKQLEGVTDPEKKRRLIGHEFIQVFEEESKRLGPFDYLAQGTLYPDVIESADTNIDPKTGERVAVKIKSHHNVGGLPKDLRFKLVEPLRKLFKDEVRKVGRSIGLPEEIVRRHPFPGPGLAIRIIGEVTSERLNILRDADFVVRDEIGKQGMYHDFWQAFAVLLPIRSVGVMGDQRTYAHPIVLRLISSEDGMTADWSRVPYDLLETISNRIVNEVKGVNRVVYDITSKPPGTIEWE; encoded by the coding sequence GTGACTACTCAAACTCCTTCCCTTCCCAATAAACCAGAGACTTTACCCACCAATACCCTTGATAAAAGTCTCGATCGCCAAATGATAGTTATCCTTGACTTTGGTTCTCAGTATTCAGAATTAATTGCCCGTCGCATTCGAGAAACCCAAGTCTATTCTGAAGTGCTATCCTATCGCACAACAGCCCAAAAATTACGTCAACTAAACCCTAAAGGTATTATCTTATCAGGAGGCCCCAACTCTGTCTATGATGATCGCGCCCCTCAATGCGATCCTGACATTTGGCAGTTAGGCATTCCCGTCTTAGGGGTTTGCTACGGAATGCAGTTAATGGTCAAACAACTTGGGGGACAAGTTGAAAAAGCCCTTAGGGGAGAATATGGCAAAGCGTCTCTTCGTATTGATGACCCCACGGACTTATTAACCAATGTAGAAGATGGTTCAACCATGTGGATGAGTCATGGAGACTCTTGTACCCGTCTTCCCGAAGGCTTCTCCATTTTAGCCCACACTGAAAATACCCTATGTGCTGCGATCGCCGATCACGATAAGAAACTGTTTGGGGTTCAATTTCATCCCGAAGTGGTTCACTCAGTGGATGGAATCGCCCTCATTCGTAATTTTGTTTATCATATTTGTGAATGTGAACCTACATGGACAACAGAAGCCTTTGTGGATGAAACCATCCGAGAAATTCGGGCTAAAGTCAGAGATAAACGGGTATTACTCGCCCTATCTGGCGGTGTGGACTCTTCTACCCTAGCCTTTTTACTACATCAAGCCATTGGGGACAATTTAACCTGTATGTTTATCGATCAAGGATTCATGCGGAAAGGGGAACCAGAACGCCTCATGGACATATTTGATAAGCAGTTTCATATCCCCGTAGAATATGTTAACGCCCGCGATCGCTTCTTAAAACAACTCGAAGGGGTAACAGACCCAGAAAAAAAACGCCGTCTCATTGGTCATGAGTTTATCCAAGTGTTTGAAGAAGAATCAAAACGTCTTGGCCCGTTTGATTATTTAGCCCAAGGGACTCTCTACCCCGATGTGATCGAATCAGCCGATACTAATATTGACCCCAAAACAGGGGAACGGGTTGCTGTCAAAATTAAAAGTCACCATAATGTGGGAGGCTTACCCAAGGATTTGCGCTTCAAATTAGTGGAACCCTTACGGAAGTTATTTAAAGATGAAGTCCGAAAAGTGGGTCGTTCCATTGGCTTACCCGAAGAAATTGTCCGCCGTCATCCCTTTCCAGGTCCAGGTTTAGCTATTCGTATTATTGGGGAAGTGACTTCAGAACGGTTAAACATCCTACGAGATGCTGATTTTGTGGTACGGGATGAAATCGGTAAACAGGGAATGTACCATGACTTTTGGCAAGCGTTTGCTGTTCTTTTACCCATTCGTAGCGTTGGGGTGATGGGGGATCAACGTACCTATGCCCATCCTATTGTATTACGGTTAATTAGCAGCGAAGATGGCATGACTGCCGACTGGTCGAGAGTGCCTTATGACCTCTTGGAAACCATTTCTAATCGCATTGTTAATGAGGTTAAAGGGGTTAACCGTGTGGTCTACGATATCACCTCTAAACCCCCAGGAACCATTGAATGGGAATAA